A single genomic interval of Sebastes umbrosus isolate fSebUmb1 chromosome 9, fSebUmb1.pri, whole genome shotgun sequence harbors:
- the taf7 gene encoding transcription initiation factor TFIID subunit 7 isoform X1 gives MTSKQKVGKVGSKNKEDAPYELESQFILRLPSEYASTVRRIAQSSSMNIKDRLTIELHPDGRHGIVRVDRVPLACKLVDLPCMIESMKTVDKKTFYKTADVSQMLVCTLDGDLYPPLEEPTGTDPKNKKKDKDKDKKFVWNHGITCPLKNTRKRRFRKTAKKKYIESPDVEKEVKRLLSTDADAVSVRYEIIAEDESKEADQHGSLGNLDSSPGTSGHKMGHGSSAQRDELREIFNDISSSSEDEEDEVDRHEDEDLNIMDTEDDLVRQLQEKLNESDSAQHESDRNNQIVMEYQVQINGVKAKLQETRARKKQQEELIMKVENQALKNRFQALLDEIIQQEEREMEQLASLQEQLDSLIEK, from the exons ATGACATCTAAACAGAAAG TAGGAAAGGTCGGCTCAAAGAATAAGGAGGATGCTCCTTATGAGTTGGAGAGCCAGTTCATCCTGAGGCTTCCTTCG gAGTACGCCTCAACAGTGAGACGGATTGCCCAGTCAAGCAGTATGAACATTAAGGACAGACTCACCATCGAGTTGCACC CTGACGGTCGTCACGGCATCGTGAGAGTAGACCGCGTCCCTTTGGCCTGCAAACTGGTGGATCTGCCCTGTATGATCGAGTCTATGAAAACGGTGGACAAgaagacattttacaagactGCTGATGTCTCCCAG ATGCTGGTATGTACACTAGATGGAGACCTTTACCCTCCTTTAGAGGAGCCAACCGGAACCGACcccaagaacaagaagaaggaCAAAGACAAGGACAAGAAATTTGTTTGGAATCACGGCA TCACCTGCCCTCTGAAGAACACACGCAAGAGAAGATTTCGGAAAACGGCGAAAAAGAAG tACATTGAATCTCCTGATGTGGAAAAGGAGGTGAAGAGATTGCTGAGCACAGACGCCGACGCTGTCAGTGTCC GGTATGAAATCATAGCAGAAGACGAGTCCAAGGAAGCTGATCAGCACGGCTCTCTGGGCAACCTGGACTCCTCGCCCGGCACCTCGGGACACAAGATGGGTCATGGGTCCTCTG CCCAGCGTGACGAACTGAGGGAGATCTTCAACGACATCAGCAGCTCCagcgaggacgaggaggacgaaGTGGACCGGCACGAGGACGAGGACCTGAACATCATGGACACGGAGGACGATCTGGTCCGACAGCTCCAAGAGAAGCTCAACGAGTCCGATTCTGCGCAGCATGAAAGTGACAGAAACAACCAGATAG TCATGGAGTATCAGGTGCAGATCAACGGCGTCAAGGCCAAGCTTCAGGAAACCCGTGCCCGAAAGAAACAGCAGGAGGAGCTCATCATGAAAGTGGAAAACCAGGCTCTGAAA AACCGCTTCCAAGCTTTGCTGGATGAGATTATTCAGCAGGAGGAGCGGGAGATGGAGCAG CTGGCCTCCCTGCAGGAGCAGCTGGACTCACTGATAGAGAAGTGA
- the taf7 gene encoding transcription initiation factor TFIID subunit 7 isoform X2: MTSKQKGKVGSKNKEDAPYELESQFILRLPSEYASTVRRIAQSSSMNIKDRLTIELHPDGRHGIVRVDRVPLACKLVDLPCMIESMKTVDKKTFYKTADVSQMLVCTLDGDLYPPLEEPTGTDPKNKKKDKDKDKKFVWNHGITCPLKNTRKRRFRKTAKKKYIESPDVEKEVKRLLSTDADAVSVRYEIIAEDESKEADQHGSLGNLDSSPGTSGHKMGHGSSAQRDELREIFNDISSSSEDEEDEVDRHEDEDLNIMDTEDDLVRQLQEKLNESDSAQHESDRNNQIVMEYQVQINGVKAKLQETRARKKQQEELIMKVENQALKNRFQALLDEIIQQEEREMEQLASLQEQLDSLIEK; encoded by the exons ATGACATCTAAACAGAAAG GAAAGGTCGGCTCAAAGAATAAGGAGGATGCTCCTTATGAGTTGGAGAGCCAGTTCATCCTGAGGCTTCCTTCG gAGTACGCCTCAACAGTGAGACGGATTGCCCAGTCAAGCAGTATGAACATTAAGGACAGACTCACCATCGAGTTGCACC CTGACGGTCGTCACGGCATCGTGAGAGTAGACCGCGTCCCTTTGGCCTGCAAACTGGTGGATCTGCCCTGTATGATCGAGTCTATGAAAACGGTGGACAAgaagacattttacaagactGCTGATGTCTCCCAG ATGCTGGTATGTACACTAGATGGAGACCTTTACCCTCCTTTAGAGGAGCCAACCGGAACCGACcccaagaacaagaagaaggaCAAAGACAAGGACAAGAAATTTGTTTGGAATCACGGCA TCACCTGCCCTCTGAAGAACACACGCAAGAGAAGATTTCGGAAAACGGCGAAAAAGAAG tACATTGAATCTCCTGATGTGGAAAAGGAGGTGAAGAGATTGCTGAGCACAGACGCCGACGCTGTCAGTGTCC GGTATGAAATCATAGCAGAAGACGAGTCCAAGGAAGCTGATCAGCACGGCTCTCTGGGCAACCTGGACTCCTCGCCCGGCACCTCGGGACACAAGATGGGTCATGGGTCCTCTG CCCAGCGTGACGAACTGAGGGAGATCTTCAACGACATCAGCAGCTCCagcgaggacgaggaggacgaaGTGGACCGGCACGAGGACGAGGACCTGAACATCATGGACACGGAGGACGATCTGGTCCGACAGCTCCAAGAGAAGCTCAACGAGTCCGATTCTGCGCAGCATGAAAGTGACAGAAACAACCAGATAG TCATGGAGTATCAGGTGCAGATCAACGGCGTCAAGGCCAAGCTTCAGGAAACCCGTGCCCGAAAGAAACAGCAGGAGGAGCTCATCATGAAAGTGGAAAACCAGGCTCTGAAA AACCGCTTCCAAGCTTTGCTGGATGAGATTATTCAGCAGGAGGAGCGGGAGATGGAGCAG CTGGCCTCCCTGCAGGAGCAGCTGGACTCACTGATAGAGAAGTGA